A genomic stretch from Alphaproteobacteria bacterium includes:
- the radA gene encoding DNA repair protein RadA — protein sequence MAKTTVRFVCQDCGTWHSKWGGKCEGCGAWNRLVEEQVEKKLSSNRPSSVEFVGIVGESPVEPRKVTQIAEFDRVCGGGVVPGSVLLVGGDPGIGKSTLLLQVVAALARQVPCAYISGEEAVAQVRLRAQRLGVEGGSQLHLASATNVTDILKALDELGNIELVVIDSIQTMAIDAIESAPGTVSQVRACAHELIVAAKKRNIIVVLVGHVTKEGVLAGPRVLEHMVDTVLYFEGERNYHYRILRSVKNRYGATDEIGVFEMTDRGLSEVPNPSALFLNDHNQEVSGSAIFAGIEGTRPILSEIQALVAPTYLASPRRTAVGWDSGRLSMILAVLESRCGLTFGNKDVYLNVAGGLKISEPAADLAVAAALVSALVNIPLPPQSVFFGEIGLAGEVRAVAQAENRLKEAAKLGFIRAYCALPTQQKGKSSKGGIETIHVMKYLIELLDFLPKIPHNKAKSLAF from the coding sequence ATGGCCAAAACAACGGTGCGATTTGTTTGCCAAGATTGTGGAACTTGGCATTCGAAATGGGGAGGCAAATGTGAGGGATGTGGCGCCTGGAATCGGCTGGTCGAAGAGCAGGTAGAAAAGAAGCTCAGCTCGAACCGTCCTTCTTCCGTTGAATTTGTAGGAATTGTTGGTGAGTCTCCGGTAGAACCTCGAAAAGTAACTCAAATTGCCGAATTTGATCGAGTTTGCGGTGGTGGTGTGGTACCGGGCTCTGTTTTGCTGGTGGGGGGAGATCCTGGCATTGGAAAATCTACCTTATTGCTCCAAGTTGTTGCCGCTTTGGCTCGTCAGGTACCTTGCGCTTATATTTCTGGGGAAGAAGCTGTCGCTCAAGTTCGTCTGAGAGCTCAACGGCTAGGAGTAGAAGGGGGATCACAACTCCATTTGGCATCTGCCACCAATGTGACCGATATTTTGAAAGCTCTGGATGAACTTGGAAATATTGAATTGGTCGTCATTGACTCTATTCAAACGATGGCTATCGATGCCATAGAATCAGCGCCTGGCACTGTTTCTCAAGTTCGCGCCTGTGCCCATGAACTTATTGTTGCCGCTAAGAAGCGCAATATAATTGTTGTTTTGGTAGGACACGTTACGAAAGAAGGGGTATTAGCGGGACCTCGTGTTTTGGAACATATGGTCGATACGGTTTTGTATTTTGAGGGGGAGCGAAATTATCATTACCGCATCCTTAGGTCTGTAAAAAATCGTTATGGTGCAACTGATGAAATCGGCGTATTTGAAATGACAGACCGAGGACTTAGTGAGGTGCCTAATCCTTCAGCGCTATTTTTAAATGATCATAATCAAGAGGTTAGCGGATCAGCTATCTTTGCCGGTATTGAAGGAACACGCCCCATTTTGTCTGAAATTCAAGCGTTGGTTGCGCCCACTTATTTGGCTTCACCGCGTCGGACCGCAGTGGGGTGGGACTCAGGTCGTTTGTCTATGATTTTGGCTGTACTTGAATCGCGGTGTGGTTTGACTTTTGGCAATAAGGATGTCTATCTGAATGTAGCGGGTGGTCTCAAGATATCTGAACCTGCTGCTGATTTAGCCGTTGCTGCTGCATTGGTTTCTGCGTTGGTTAATATCCCCCTCCCGCCACAAAGTGTTTTCTTTGGAGAAATTGGGCTTGCTGGGGAAGTTCGTGCGGTTGCTCAGGCAGAGAACCGATTGAAGGAAGCAGCAAAATTGGGATTCATTCGTGCCTATTGTGCTCTCCCAACACAACAAAAAGGCAAATCCAGTAAGGGGGGAATTGAAACAATTCATGTCATGAAGTATTTGATTGAACTATTGGACTTTTTGCCAAAAATACCCCATAATAAGGCAAAATCTTTAGCATTTTAA
- a CDS encoding aquaporin (porin involved in osmoregulation allowing water to move into and out of the cell in response to osmotic pressure): MIGTLLLVLIGAGSAVLAGSEIGVLGVALAFGLTLMALTYAIGPVSGCHVNPAVTVGLALRKRFDTKLILPYVFFQLVGGIIGGYILYIIASGHTGFIADAFAANGYGDHSPNHYSILACGIAEATLTALLVFVTLATISSGFAKGFGGIAIGVTFVIIYLIAIPLTNGSANFARSLGVAAFADKWAIQQLGLFALTSIIGAMLGAFTHYLIYSNEK, encoded by the coding sequence ATGATCGGTACTTTATTGTTAGTGCTTATTGGTGCAGGTAGCGCCGTCCTTGCGGGAAGCGAAATTGGTGTATTAGGAGTTGCCCTGGCATTTGGCTTAACTCTCATGGCTCTCACTTACGCAATTGGTCCTGTGTCTGGTTGTCACGTGAATCCAGCCGTAACAGTTGGATTAGCTTTACGCAAGCGTTTCGATACAAAATTAATTCTCCCATACGTCTTCTTTCAGCTAGTTGGTGGAATTATTGGAGGATATATCCTTTATATTATTGCTTCTGGCCATACAGGTTTCATTGCAGATGCTTTCGCAGCTAATGGTTATGGTGATCACTCACCAAATCATTACAGTATTCTTGCTTGCGGCATAGCTGAAGCAACCTTAACAGCCCTCCTTGTATTTGTAACGCTGGCCACAATAAGTTCTGGCTTTGCAAAAGGCTTTGGCGGTATTGCAATTGGTGTAACCTTTGTCATTATATACTTAATTGCTATCCCGCTTACAAATGGATCAGCTAATTTTGCACGCAGCCTGGGTGTTGCAGCATTCGCAGATAAGTGGGCAATTCAACAATTAGGATTATTTGCTTTAACAAGTATTATTGGGGCCATGTTGGGAGCTTTCACCCACTACCTCATTTATAGTAACGAGAAATAA
- the dksA gene encoding RNA polymerase-binding protein DksA: MPLEVLENYRPSDDEPFMSSQQIEYFRHRLMTWREQLLQESSETITHLQEEPQVEADLIDCAANETDRTIELRARDRERKLINKIEDALRRIEEGSYGYCDETGEPIGVKRLEARPIATLTLEAQERHERLERLQRRD, translated from the coding sequence ATGCCCTTAGAAGTGCTTGAAAACTACCGACCTTCGGATGACGAGCCATTCATGAGCTCTCAACAAATTGAGTATTTCCGCCATCGCTTAATGACTTGGCGTGAACAGTTACTTCAAGAATCAAGTGAAACAATTACACATTTACAAGAAGAACCCCAAGTAGAGGCCGATCTTATAGATTGTGCAGCCAATGAAACCGACCGTACTATTGAATTGCGTGCCCGTGACCGTGAAAGAAAACTCATTAATAAAATTGAAGATGCTTTACGACGTATTGAAGAGGGATCCTATGGATATTGTGACGAAACAGGTGAACCTATAGGAGTAAAGCGTCTTGAAGCTCGCCCCATTGCAACCTTAACCTTAGAAGCCCAAGAACGTCATGAGCGCTTAGAGCGCCTTCAACGGCGTGATTAA
- the grpE gene encoding nucleotide exchange factor GrpE — translation MDNNTTVNVSDNELEQNLEKMDSDKKEGSEIEGLDGPQAETKPSLTLETELATLKDQWLRAMAETENLRRRAQKDREEALKYASTNFGRDMLTVADNLRRALESISTLEALPDSIKPLVEGIELTENSLLSTFERHGIKKIDPLKEKFDANMHQAMFEVEDDSVSAGTIVQVLQVGYMMHDRLLRPAMVGVSKTK, via the coding sequence ATGGATAATAATACTACTGTGAATGTCTCTGACAATGAGTTGGAGCAGAATCTAGAAAAAATGGATAGTGATAAGAAAGAAGGATCTGAAATTGAGGGGCTGGACGGACCTCAAGCAGAAACTAAGCCATCTTTGACTCTAGAAACTGAGCTTGCTACATTAAAAGATCAGTGGTTGAGGGCTATGGCTGAGACGGAGAATTTGCGTCGTCGTGCTCAAAAAGATCGCGAAGAGGCTTTAAAATATGCCAGTACTAACTTTGGTCGAGACATGTTGACTGTTGCAGATAATTTAAGGCGCGCTTTGGAAAGTATTTCAACACTTGAAGCATTACCTGACTCAATAAAGCCCCTAGTTGAAGGGATAGAATTAACGGAAAATTCTTTATTATCGACGTTTGAGCGACACGGTATAAAAAAAATTGATCCTTTAAAAGAAAAATTTGATGCAAATATGCATCAAGCTATGTTTGAAGTTGAGGATGACAGTGTGAGTGCAGGAACCATTGTCCAGGTTTTGCAAGTTGGATATATGATGCATGATAGACTTTTGCGGCCAGCTATGGTTGGGGTATCAAAAACAAAGTAA